The Nitrosomonas sp. genomic sequence GCCATTGCAGGAGTGGGAGTGGCAACACCTTTTTTGCGCAGTATGATGCCAAGTGAGCGAGCAAAAGCAGCTGGTGCTCCGGTCGAAGTGGATATTGGTAAGCTGGAGCCGGGCATGCTGTTGACAGTCGAATGGCGTGGCAAGCCAATCTGGGTACTAAGGCGTACCGAGGCTATGCTGGAGACGCTGGAGAAGCTTAATGCGCAACTCGCTGATCCAGATTCGCTGCGCGAACAGCAGCCGGCATATGCAAAAAATTTGACGCGCTCAATTAAGCCCGAGTTTCTTGTTGTTGAAGGGGTATGTACGCATCTGGGCTGTGCCCCAACATTCAGAAAAGATATTGCACCGGCTGATCTGGGAACCGATTGGTTAGGAGGATTTTTTTGTCCTTGCCATGGATCAAAATTTGATCTGGCCGGAAGGGTCTATAGTGGTGTACCGGCGCCCACTAATCTGGTTGTTCCGCCTTATACCTATCTAAGTGATAGCAGTCTGTTAATTGGTGCTGAAAGTAAAGAGTCCTCATAAAATGAGCAAACAAGAAAATTCGATAGTAGCGTGGATTGATAAACGATTTCCGATGACGGTAACCTGGAAGGCGCATTTATCAGAATATTACGCGCCCAAAAACTTTAATTTCTGGTACTACTTTGGCTCTCTGGCCTTGTTGGTACTGGTTAACCAGTTGTTGACCGGTATTTTTCTGACGATGAGCTATAAACCAGATGCCAGCATGGCATTCGCATCGGTGGAATACATCATGCGTGATGTGGATATGGGTTGGCTGATCAGATACATGCATTCAACGGGTGCATCCATGTTTTTTGTGGTGGTCTACTTGCATATGTTTCGCGGCATGATGTATGGCTCCTATCGTAAACCTCGTGAATTGCTTTGGTTGATCGGGATGGCAATTTTCTTTGTTTTGATGAGCCTTGCCTTTACGGGTTATATTTTGCCATGGGGACAAATGTCATATTGGGGGGCCCAGGTAATAGTCAGTATGTTTGGTGCAATCCCGCTCATTGGTGAAACCTTGTCAAACTGGATACTGGGGGACTTTATGCTGTCGGATGCAGCATTAAACCGGTTCTTTGCCTACCATGTGGTTACTTTGCCTGGCTTGATTGTTGTTCTCGTGTTCGTGCATATTGTCGCTCTGCATCAAGTGGGATCTAATAACCCAGACGGAATCGAAATCAAGACTAATCGCA encodes the following:
- the petA gene encoding ubiquinol-cytochrome c reductase iron-sulfur subunit produces the protein MTDSFNKGEMSGRRRFLLVTTSIAGAIAGVGVATPFLRSMMPSERAKAAGAPVEVDIGKLEPGMLLTVEWRGKPIWVLRRTEAMLETLEKLNAQLADPDSLREQQPAYAKNLTRSIKPEFLVVEGVCTHLGCAPTFRKDIAPADLGTDWLGGFFCPCHGSKFDLAGRVYSGVPAPTNLVVPPYTYLSDSSLLIGAESKESS
- a CDS encoding cytochrome b N-terminal domain-containing protein, which codes for MSKQENSIVAWIDKRFPMTVTWKAHLSEYYAPKNFNFWYYFGSLALLVLVNQLLTGIFLTMSYKPDASMAFASVEYIMRDVDMGWLIRYMHSTGASMFFVVVYLHMFRGMMYGSYRKPRELLWLIGMAIFFVLMSLAFTGYILPWGQMSYWGAQVIVSMFGAIPLIGETLSNWILGDFMLSDAALNRFFAYHVVTLPGLIVVLVFVHIVALHQVGSNNPDGIEIKTNRNPKTGIPVDGIPFHPYYTIKDIVGTVVFLIIFCLIVFFAPEMGGYFLEYNNFIPADRLKTPDHIAPVWYFTPYYSMLRAVTVNFLWIDAKLWGVILMAAGVVVFCFLPWLDRSPAKSIRYKGPYFKIALTLFVISFFVLGWLGTQTPTPLYTLLAQIFTVVYFAFFILMPWYSKIDKTKPEPTSVTK